From the Cohaesibacter sp. ES.047 genome, one window contains:
- the mmsA gene encoding multiple monosaccharide ABC transporter ATP-binding protein, whose protein sequence is MNTILEMRGITKTFPGVKALSDVNLTVSEGEIHALVGENGAGKSTLMKVLSGVYPHGSYEGDIIYKGDTQSFGGISDSEDKGIIIIHQELALVPLLSIAENIFLGNERAKSGVINWSQAHSEAEQLLKVVGLTETTGTLVTNLGVGQQQLVEIAKALSKEVQLLILDEPTSSLNEQDSEALLELLLEFKRNGISSILISHKLNEVVKVADKITVLRDGETVSTLDCDKSEEMENRIIKDMVGRELTNRFPPREPKIGETLMEVKNWNAFHPVHSDRQIIKDVNLEVRAGEIVGIAGLMGAGRTELAMSIFGRSYGKRITGDVLLKGQPIDVSTINRAVDRGLAYVTEDRKEFGLVLDNTIKVNTTLSNLDGVSKGLVLDDNEETRVALEYKDKLNTRCSGILQKVVNLSGGNQQKVVLSKWLFANPEVLILDEPTRGIDVNAKFEIYTIINQLAEEGKGVIFISSEMPELLGMTDRIYVMNEGRVVGELPTAEASQEKIMRMIIKNNG, encoded by the coding sequence ATGAACACCATCCTAGAAATGCGAGGAATCACGAAGACCTTTCCAGGAGTAAAGGCCTTGAGTGATGTGAACCTGACCGTCTCCGAAGGGGAAATTCATGCCCTTGTTGGTGAGAACGGGGCAGGCAAGTCCACCCTGATGAAGGTCCTCAGCGGGGTTTACCCGCACGGCTCCTATGAAGGAGACATCATCTACAAAGGTGATACCCAGTCTTTTGGCGGCATTTCCGACAGTGAAGACAAGGGCATCATCATCATCCACCAGGAGCTTGCGCTGGTCCCACTTTTGTCGATCGCCGAGAATATCTTTCTGGGCAACGAGCGGGCCAAGAGCGGGGTCATCAACTGGTCACAGGCCCATTCAGAGGCAGAACAGCTGCTCAAGGTGGTCGGTCTGACCGAGACGACTGGCACACTGGTGACCAACCTGGGTGTCGGCCAGCAACAGCTTGTCGAGATTGCCAAGGCGCTTTCCAAGGAAGTTCAGCTTCTGATCCTGGATGAGCCGACGTCTTCGCTCAACGAACAAGACAGTGAGGCGCTGCTTGAGCTTTTGCTTGAGTTCAAGCGCAACGGCATCTCGTCCATCCTGATCTCCCACAAGCTCAATGAGGTGGTGAAGGTCGCGGACAAGATCACGGTTCTGCGCGATGGCGAGACGGTCAGTACGCTTGATTGCGACAAGTCCGAGGAGATGGAAAACAGGATCATCAAGGACATGGTTGGCCGTGAGCTGACCAATCGCTTCCCGCCGCGCGAGCCGAAGATCGGCGAGACGTTGATGGAAGTGAAGAACTGGAATGCCTTCCATCCTGTGCATTCGGATCGTCAGATCATCAAGGATGTGAACCTTGAGGTGCGGGCCGGCGAGATTGTCGGGATCGCGGGTCTGATGGGTGCGGGGCGGACGGAACTTGCGATGAGCATCTTCGGTCGGTCTTACGGCAAGCGCATCACGGGGGATGTCCTGCTCAAAGGGCAACCGATTGATGTCTCGACGATCAACCGTGCGGTTGATCGGGGTCTTGCCTATGTCACCGAGGACCGGAAGGAATTCGGTCTTGTTCTTGACAATACGATCAAGGTCAACACGACGCTGTCCAATCTTGATGGTGTGTCGAAGGGCTTGGTTCTGGACGACAACGAGGAGACCCGTGTCGCGCTTGAATACAAGGACAAGCTGAACACGCGCTGTTCTGGGATCCTTCAGAAAGTGGTCAACCTGTCTGGTGGCAACCAGCAGAAGGTTGTTCTTTCCAAGTGGCTGTTTGCCAACCCCGAGGTTCTGATCCTTGACGAGCCAACCCGCGGCATTGACGTCAATGCCAAATTCGAAATCTACACGATCATCAACCAGCTGGCAGAAGAAGGCAAAGGCGTCATCTTCATCTCTTCCGAGATGCCTGAACTGCTGGGTATGACGGATCGCATCTATGTCATGAACGAGGGCCGTGTTGTTGGCGAACTGCCAACCGCTGAGGCGTCTCAGGAAAAGATCATGCGGATGATCATCAAGAACAATGGGTGA
- a CDS encoding aspartate aminotransferase family protein, which produces MEEKSHLFYQSRQPRPFLDYAEGIYMFDQSGKRYIDGSSGAMVSNIGHSNPNVLAAMKAQMDKSTFGYRLHFRTEPSEALATKVAGLMPGDLDRVFFVSGGSEAVESAIKLARQYAITQGEAGRWKVISRFPSYHGSTLGALALTGYDPLARPFDPMMRDMPKIAAPVCYLDRDNLSDEQRGLKYAELLRDEIIAQGPETVLAFVMEPIGGASTGALVAPDSYYARIREICDEFGILLIYDEVMTGVGRTGAFLAADHWGIIPDLVAMSKGFAAGYAPLGAVVARQSMVEALLDAGGFLHGYTYAGNPLACAAGVAVLDEMERLGLIDNCATMGEVLKARLEALMDRYPFIGDVRGKGLLLAFELVSDRETMEPLPAELNAYLDLVEMAYQRGLIIYSRRTRGGIKGDHFLVCPPLIVTKEQIDDIMTILIDSLDAFAAKHALPVNAS; this is translated from the coding sequence ATGGAAGAAAAATCTCATCTCTTCTACCAATCCAGACAGCCTAGACCCTTTCTGGATTACGCCGAAGGCATCTATATGTTCGATCAATCGGGTAAGCGCTATATTGATGGCTCGTCCGGCGCCATGGTCTCCAACATCGGCCATTCGAATCCCAATGTGCTGGCGGCCATGAAGGCCCAGATGGACAAGTCGACCTTCGGCTATCGGTTGCATTTCCGCACCGAACCGTCCGAGGCTCTGGCCACCAAGGTGGCCGGTCTGATGCCCGGCGATCTGGACCGCGTCTTCTTTGTCTCTGGCGGGTCTGAGGCCGTGGAAAGCGCCATCAAGCTGGCGCGCCAATATGCCATCACCCAAGGTGAGGCAGGTCGCTGGAAGGTGATTTCGCGCTTTCCCTCCTACCACGGCAGCACCCTTGGTGCGCTTGCCCTCACGGGCTATGACCCGCTCGCCAGACCGTTCGACCCGATGATGCGCGACATGCCAAAGATCGCCGCCCCCGTCTGCTATCTTGATCGCGATAACCTTTCTGACGAGCAACGCGGCCTCAAATATGCCGAACTGCTGCGCGACGAGATCATCGCCCAAGGCCCTGAAACCGTCCTTGCCTTCGTGATGGAACCGATCGGCGGGGCGTCCACCGGAGCGCTCGTCGCACCGGACAGCTATTACGCCCGCATCCGCGAGATTTGCGACGAATTCGGCATCCTGCTGATCTATGATGAAGTCATGACTGGGGTTGGCCGTACCGGTGCTTTCCTCGCTGCTGACCATTGGGGCATCATCCCGGATCTGGTCGCCATGTCCAAGGGCTTTGCCGCAGGCTATGCACCGCTTGGCGCGGTGGTTGCTCGGCAATCCATGGTCGAGGCTCTGCTCGATGCCGGAGGGTTCCTGCATGGCTATACCTATGCAGGCAATCCGCTTGCCTGCGCTGCCGGTGTCGCCGTGCTGGATGAAATGGAACGTCTCGGCCTCATTGATAATTGCGCCACAATGGGCGAGGTGCTGAAAGCCCGCCTTGAGGCCCTCATGGACCGTTATCCCTTCATCGGGGATGTGCGCGGCAAGGGGCTTTTGCTGGCGTTTGAGCTGGTCAGCGACCGGGAAACCATGGAGCCTCTGCCTGCCGAACTCAATGCCTATCTTGATCTCGTTGAAATGGCCTATCAGCGGGGCCTGATCATCTATTCGCGCCGCACCCGCGGCGGCATCAAGGGTGATCATTTCCTTGTCTGCCCGCCGTTGATCGTCACCAAAGAGCAGATCGATGACATCATGACCATCCTCATTGACAGTCTTGATGCCTTTGCAGCCAAACATGCCCTGCCGGTGAATGCCTCATGA
- a CDS encoding acetyl-CoA C-acyltransferase, translating to MRQAVIVSTARTPIGKAYRGAFNNLEGPSLAAHAVKAAVERTGLEGDAIEDLVFGSALTQGSTGINVARHIVMASGLPNSVAGATIDRQCASGLNAIAIAANMIVSDGVDVAVAGGLDSISLVQNNQWNDYRYRDPNVPDNYYLPMIETAEIVAERYGVTREAQDAYALQSQQRTAAAQDAGRFDDEIVPLTATKRITDKATGEVSEETVTLERDECNRPTTTLEGLSALKPVLGEDKCITAGNASQLSDGASACVLMEAGEAVRRGLHPLGIFRGFAVAGCAPEEMGIGPVNAIPKLLARNGLTIADIDLWEINEAFASQLLFCRDRLEIDNDKLNVNGGAISIGHPYGMSGARMAGHILLEGKRRGAKLGVVSMCIGGGQGAAGLFEFYG from the coding sequence ATGCGCCAAGCCGTCATTGTCTCGACCGCCCGAACGCCAATCGGCAAGGCCTATCGGGGCGCCTTCAACAATCTTGAGGGACCAAGTCTAGCAGCCCATGCGGTCAAGGCCGCTGTTGAACGAACAGGTCTCGAAGGAGACGCCATTGAGGATCTGGTCTTTGGCTCGGCCCTCACGCAAGGCAGCACCGGCATCAACGTCGCGCGCCACATCGTCATGGCGTCAGGCTTGCCAAACAGCGTTGCCGGGGCGACCATCGACCGTCAGTGTGCTTCTGGCCTCAATGCCATCGCAATCGCAGCCAACATGATTGTCTCCGACGGGGTCGATGTGGCCGTCGCGGGCGGGCTTGATTCCATCTCGCTGGTTCAGAACAACCAGTGGAATGACTACCGCTATCGCGATCCGAACGTGCCGGATAATTACTATCTTCCGATGATCGAGACGGCCGAAATCGTCGCCGAGCGTTATGGCGTCACGAGAGAGGCGCAGGATGCTTATGCCCTTCAGAGCCAACAGCGCACGGCTGCGGCCCAAGACGCGGGCAGGTTTGACGATGAGATCGTCCCTCTGACCGCGACCAAACGTATCACCGACAAGGCGACCGGAGAGGTCAGCGAAGAGACGGTTACGTTGGAAAGGGATGAATGCAACCGCCCCACGACGACCCTTGAGGGTCTATCCGCTCTCAAACCGGTTCTGGGCGAGGACAAATGCATCACTGCAGGCAACGCCAGCCAACTCTCCGACGGCGCCTCCGCCTGTGTGCTCATGGAAGCGGGCGAAGCGGTTCGGCGCGGTCTTCATCCGCTGGGCATCTTTCGCGGCTTTGCTGTCGCAGGCTGTGCGCCTGAGGAAATGGGCATCGGCCCGGTCAATGCCATCCCAAAACTGTTGGCGCGGAACGGGCTGACCATTGCTGATATCGACCTTTGGGAAATCAACGAGGCCTTCGCCTCCCAGCTTCTTTTCTGCCGTGACAGGCTGGAAATTGACAATGACAAGTTGAATGTGAATGGCGGGGCCATCTCCATCGGGCATCCTTATGGCATGTCTGGCGCGCGAATGGCCGGGCATATTCTGCTTGAGGGAAAACGGCGCGGTGCCAAACTCGGAGTGGTTAGCATGTGCATCGGTGGCGGGCAGGGCGCTGCCGGTCTGTTCGAGTTTTATGGCTGA
- a CDS encoding Rid family hydrolase: protein MTKITKVKTGTKLEEESSYSRIVMVDNWIFVSNTAGRNPISKEIPQDITEQTHQVFDNIERALKGVGSGLRDVVQTRVFIQTPSDTPAVMGIFGEKFRGVDPTTTVTCPPLGSSAYKVELEVTAFRGAQEAEVDYLTLSN from the coding sequence ATGACCAAGATTACCAAAGTGAAGACCGGCACCAAGCTCGAAGAGGAAAGCAGCTATTCGCGCATCGTCATGGTGGATAATTGGATCTTTGTGTCCAACACCGCCGGGCGGAACCCGATCAGCAAGGAAATCCCTCAGGACATTACCGAACAGACCCATCAGGTTTTTGACAATATCGAGCGGGCCCTCAAAGGGGTAGGCTCTGGGCTACGGGATGTGGTGCAGACGCGCGTCTTCATCCAGACCCCGTCAGACACCCCCGCAGTGATGGGGATCTTTGGCGAAAAATTCCGCGGCGTTGATCCGACAACCACCGTCACCTGCCCACCTCTGGGATCGAGTGCCTACAAGGTCGAGCTTGAAGTCACGGCCTTTCGAGGCGCTCAGGAAGCCGAAGTCGATTATCTAACCCTGTCGAACTGA
- a CDS encoding tyramine oxidase subunit B, producing the protein MSELPKIDFLYLNEQDMIKAGVMDMAGCVDTMEDMFKLLHSGDYRMAGANNDSHGAMIMFPEDSPFETMPKPTADRRFMAMPAYLGGQYCTAGVKWYGSNIANRDKGLPRSILMFTLNDADTSAPLAYMSANLLSAYRTGAVPGVGARHLARKDSKVVGVQGPGVMGKTSLAAFMATCPKLDTLKLLGRSQASIDGFVAWTKENYPQITTIEIVDDLETLVRGSDIITYCASCETGDVSKYPIVKREWLKAGAFLSMPAACEIDDAMEDDSVRKVMDNIGLYDAWFEELPKPAHVYVPVIGVRFLDMIHEGKMTRDALEDLGDICAGAAPGRQNNEEIIILSVGGMPVEDVAWATVLYRNALEKGIGTKLNLWDEPVLR; encoded by the coding sequence ATGAGCGAGCTCCCAAAAATCGATTTTCTCTATCTCAATGAACAGGACATGATCAAGGCTGGCGTCATGGATATGGCGGGCTGCGTCGACACCATGGAAGACATGTTCAAGCTGTTGCATTCCGGTGACTATCGCATGGCCGGTGCCAACAATGACAGTCATGGCGCAATGATCATGTTCCCTGAAGACTCGCCCTTTGAGACAATGCCCAAGCCGACAGCAGATCGGCGCTTCATGGCCATGCCCGCCTACCTCGGCGGCCAATATTGCACCGCTGGCGTGAAGTGGTACGGCTCCAACATCGCCAACCGCGACAAGGGACTGCCGCGCTCGATCCTGATGTTCACCCTCAACGATGCTGATACCAGCGCGCCGCTGGCCTATATGTCAGCCAACCTTCTGTCGGCCTACCGCACCGGCGCCGTGCCCGGTGTTGGTGCCCGCCATCTGGCGCGCAAGGACTCCAAGGTTGTCGGCGTGCAAGGACCCGGTGTGATGGGCAAGACCTCTCTTGCCGCCTTCATGGCCACCTGCCCCAAGCTCGATACGCTGAAGCTCTTGGGCCGCAGTCAGGCCTCGATTGACGGGTTCGTCGCATGGACCAAGGAAAACTATCCGCAGATTACCACCATCGAGATTGTCGATGATCTGGAAACGCTGGTGCGCGGCTCTGATATCATCACCTATTGCGCGTCTTGCGAGACAGGTGATGTCTCCAAATACCCGATCGTCAAGCGGGAATGGCTGAAAGCAGGGGCCTTTCTGTCGATGCCTGCCGCCTGTGAAATTGATGATGCAATGGAAGATGACAGTGTTCGCAAGGTCATGGACAACATCGGCCTTTATGATGCCTGGTTCGAAGAGCTGCCCAAGCCTGCCCACGTCTATGTGCCTGTCATCGGGGTGCGATTCCTTGACATGATCCATGAAGGCAAGATGACCCGCGACGCTCTGGAAGATCTGGGCGATATCTGCGCCGGTGCAGCTCCGGGCCGCCAGAATAACGAAGAGATCATCATCCTCTCCGTTGGCGGCATGCCTGTCGAGGATGTCGCTTGGGCAACGGTGCTCTATCGCAACGCTCTGGAAAAGGGCATCGGCACCAAACTCAATCTCTGGGATGAGCCTGTCCTGCGTTGA
- the mmsB gene encoding multiple monosaccharide ABC transporter permease: MGDVTMEKTEKSAQGGSIGSYFKANLREYGLLLALIFVMVSFQIMTGGILMKPLNLTNLVLQNSYVVIMAIGMLLVIVAGHIDLSVGSVVGFIGALAAVMIVNYDIHYVPTVIVCLMVGTVIGAMQGFWVAYYKIPAFIVTLAGMLVFRGLTLALLQGQSIGPFPSAFQKMSSGFIPDLIGSGRPHILTIALGAAISIYLLYSSFKRRQEQARVASVDEPFAFFLGKLVLIVFAINYLTYIMAGYKGYPNVLIVMAVLMSVYSFITTRTTIGRRIYALGGNEKAAKLSGVNTARLTFLTFANMGLLAAFAGLVFAARLNTATPKAGFTFELDVIAAVFIGGASMSGGVGTVIGAIVGAFLMGVMNNGMSILSIGIDYQQVIKGLVLLAAVIFDVYNKNKAQ; the protein is encoded by the coding sequence ATGGGTGATGTGACTATGGAAAAGACGGAAAAATCCGCTCAAGGTGGCAGCATCGGCAGCTACTTCAAGGCCAACCTGCGTGAATACGGCCTGCTACTGGCCCTGATCTTCGTCATGGTCTCGTTCCAGATCATGACCGGCGGCATTCTGATGAAGCCGCTCAATCTGACCAACCTTGTGCTTCAGAACTCCTATGTGGTGATCATGGCCATCGGCATGTTGCTGGTGATCGTGGCCGGACATATCGACCTGTCGGTCGGCTCTGTGGTTGGCTTCATCGGGGCGCTTGCGGCCGTGATGATCGTGAACTACGACATTCACTATGTCCCGACTGTCATTGTCTGCCTGATGGTGGGGACTGTGATCGGGGCCATGCAGGGCTTCTGGGTTGCCTACTACAAGATCCCGGCCTTCATCGTGACCCTTGCGGGGATGCTGGTGTTCCGCGGTCTGACGCTTGCGCTGCTTCAGGGCCAGTCGATCGGTCCGTTCCCCAGTGCCTTCCAGAAAATGAGCTCGGGCTTCATTCCCGATCTGATCGGCTCGGGCCGGCCGCATATCCTGACCATCGCGCTCGGGGCTGCGATCAGCATCTATCTGCTCTACTCCAGCTTCAAGCGTCGTCAGGAACAGGCCAGGGTGGCCTCGGTTGACGAGCCATTCGCCTTCTTCCTTGGCAAGCTGGTTCTGATCGTCTTTGCGATCAACTATCTGACCTATATCATGGCTGGCTACAAGGGCTATCCGAACGTGCTGATCGTGATGGCGGTTCTGATGAGTGTCTACAGCTTCATCACCACCCGCACGACCATCGGTCGCCGCATCTATGCTCTTGGTGGCAACGAGAAGGCGGCCAAGCTGTCCGGTGTCAACACCGCACGGCTGACCTTCCTGACCTTTGCCAACATGGGCCTTCTGGCGGCCTTTGCCGGTCTGGTGTTTGCTGCGCGCCTCAACACGGCAACGCCGAAAGCGGGCTTTACCTTCGAGCTTGACGTCATCGCGGCGGTGTTCATCGGTGGGGCGTCCATGTCGGGCGGTGTCGGCACGGTCATCGGGGCCATCGTCGGTGCCTTCCTGATGGGTGTGATGAACAACGGCATGTCGATCCTGTCCATCGGCATCGACTATCAGCAGGTCATCAAGGGCCTCGTTCTCCTGGCTGCCGTCATCTTCGACGTATACAACAAAAACAAAGCGCAATAA
- a CDS encoding ArgE/DapE family deacylase has translation MDRELETALLSAVDERFDEQLEFLKELVSHPSTRGNEQSAQDFMAGQLKERHLAVDRWQIDVEDIRHLPGFSSVIGPYDDAVNVVGSYRSGKRSGRSLILNGHIDVVPEGPLDMWDQPPFAPHIDGDALYGRGAGDMKAGLASNLFALDALRACGLAPAADVFFQSVVEEECTGNGALACLQRGYKADAALIPEPFSETLVTAQVGVIWFQVHLKGLPTHVAYAGDGANAIEAAIPLINALHKLEDKWNGPELRHPDFAHVHHPLNLNVGKITGGDWTSSVPAWCVFDVRMGVFPGQNIDAMREEIEAVLLEAASSNAFLKQNKPSVVYHGFLAEGYALSQDKSEGARSSISALEDAHQTVTGEALDKVAITATTDARFFGLYADTPALVYGPKAEAIHGFNEHVSIDSINRITKATALFIARWCGTEKL, from the coding sequence ATGGATCGGGAACTGGAAACGGCCCTTTTGTCCGCCGTCGACGAACGCTTTGATGAGCAGCTGGAGTTTCTGAAGGAACTGGTCAGCCATCCCTCAACCCGCGGCAACGAGCAATCGGCGCAGGATTTCATGGCAGGCCAATTGAAAGAGCGCCATTTGGCGGTCGATCGTTGGCAGATTGATGTCGAAGATATTCGCCATCTGCCCGGCTTCTCCTCCGTGATCGGCCCCTATGACGATGCGGTCAATGTGGTCGGCTCCTACAGGAGCGGCAAGCGGTCCGGGCGCTCCCTCATTCTCAATGGCCATATCGATGTTGTGCCCGAAGGCCCGCTTGATATGTGGGACCAGCCACCCTTCGCCCCCCACATTGATGGCGATGCGCTCTACGGACGCGGTGCCGGTGACATGAAGGCCGGTCTTGCCAGCAACCTCTTCGCTCTTGATGCTCTGCGTGCCTGCGGTCTTGCGCCAGCCGCTGATGTCTTTTTCCAGTCCGTCGTCGAGGAAGAATGCACAGGCAACGGTGCGCTCGCCTGCCTTCAGCGCGGCTACAAGGCTGACGCGGCTCTCATTCCCGAACCTTTCAGCGAAACCCTTGTCACCGCTCAGGTCGGCGTGATCTGGTTTCAGGTCCACTTGAAAGGCCTGCCGACCCATGTGGCTTATGCGGGTGACGGGGCCAATGCCATCGAGGCCGCCATTCCGCTCATCAACGCCCTGCACAAGCTTGAGGACAAATGGAACGGCCCCGAGTTGCGGCATCCCGACTTTGCCCATGTCCACCACCCGCTCAATCTCAATGTTGGCAAGATCACCGGCGGCGACTGGACCAGCTCCGTGCCCGCTTGGTGTGTCTTTGATGTTCGTATGGGCGTCTTTCCCGGCCAGAACATCGACGCGATGCGCGAGGAGATCGAAGCGGTGCTACTCGAGGCCGCGAGCAGCAATGCCTTCCTCAAGCAAAACAAGCCATCAGTCGTCTATCACGGGTTCCTCGCCGAAGGTTATGCTCTTTCTCAGGACAAGAGTGAAGGTGCCCGGAGCAGCATCTCAGCCCTTGAGGATGCCCACCAAACGGTAACCGGCGAAGCGCTGGACAAGGTGGCGATCACTGCCACCACGGATGCCCGCTTCTTTGGTCTTTATGCCGACACGCCCGCTCTCGTCTATGGCCCCAAGGCCGAGGCGATCCACGGCTTTAACGAGCATGTTTCGATTGACAGCATCAACCGGATCACCAAAGCCACGGCGCTGTTTATCGCCCGCTGGTGCGGCACCGAAAAGCTGTAG
- a CDS encoding CoA transferase subunit A, whose translation MRLPAKSTTIEEAIANVRDGATVMVGGFGVPGTPFNLIAELVRQGPRHLTLVKNDANEKGMGIDHLLAAGQVDKLIVTHLGLNANAIAMMNEGRLEVEFCAQGILAERIRSGGSGLAGFLTDIAIGTELGAGKKQVEIEGVPYLFEPSLRADVSLVHAESADLVGNLCFAKTARNFNPLMAMASDCVIAESVNLLPVGGLEPDVIHVPSPFVDHVVPIDQLHEEYAIVRR comes from the coding sequence ATGAGATTGCCTGCCAAATCCACCACCATCGAGGAGGCCATCGCCAATGTGCGTGACGGGGCAACGGTTATGGTTGGCGGCTTCGGTGTGCCGGGGACGCCGTTCAATCTGATTGCGGAGCTGGTCCGTCAAGGCCCCCGACATCTGACGCTGGTCAAGAACGACGCCAACGAAAAGGGCATGGGCATCGATCATCTTCTGGCTGCCGGGCAGGTGGACAAGCTGATCGTTACCCATCTGGGGCTCAATGCCAATGCCATTGCCATGATGAACGAAGGCCGCCTTGAGGTGGAATTCTGCGCGCAAGGGATTCTGGCTGAACGCATCCGCAGCGGCGGATCGGGCCTTGCCGGGTTCCTGACCGACATCGCCATCGGAACTGAGTTGGGCGCGGGCAAGAAGCAGGTCGAAATCGAAGGCGTGCCTTATCTGTTCGAGCCCTCTCTGCGCGCCGATGTCTCTCTCGTCCATGCCGAAAGCGCCGATCTTGTCGGCAATCTCTGCTTTGCCAAGACCGCACGAAATTTCAATCCGCTGATGGCCATGGCCAGCGACTGCGTGATTGCCGAGAGCGTCAATCTATTGCCGGTTGGCGGGTTGGAGCCGGATGTCATTCATGTCCCTAGTCCCTTTGTGGATCATGTGGTGCCCATCGATCAGTTGCACGAGGAATATGCCATTGTCCGACGCTAA
- a CDS encoding 3-oxoacid CoA-transferase subunit B, with protein sequence MVARAAREIESGMLVNLGIGLPTRVVNYLKPDLEVGLHTENGLVGVGPELGLDDADKDLIDAGGAYISALPGGAFIDSAMSFAIVRSGRLDLTMLGAFEIAANGDLANWKIPGKFSPGVGGGIELAQKARRVVVLTTHTDRKGNPKLLEACTLPLTARACVSRIFTDMAVVDVTWQGFCLRELAEGVTLSEVVAATGAPLAVPDEEIPTF encoded by the coding sequence ATGGTCGCCCGTGCCGCTCGCGAAATCGAGTCTGGCATGCTGGTCAATCTCGGCATCGGCCTCCCCACACGCGTGGTCAATTATCTCAAGCCGGATCTCGAGGTCGGCCTGCACACGGAGAACGGTCTCGTCGGTGTTGGCCCCGAGCTTGGGCTGGATGACGCCGACAAGGATCTCATCGATGCTGGCGGCGCATACATTTCGGCCCTGCCCGGCGGCGCCTTCATCGACAGCGCGATGTCTTTTGCCATTGTCCGCTCGGGACGTCTCGATCTGACCATGCTGGGCGCTTTCGAAATCGCAGCCAATGGCGATCTGGCGAACTGGAAGATTCCCGGCAAATTCTCGCCCGGCGTTGGCGGGGGGATCGAACTGGCGCAGAAGGCCCGGCGCGTGGTGGTCCTGACCACCCACACAGACCGCAAGGGCAATCCCAAGCTGCTAGAAGCCTGCACCCTGCCGTTGACCGCGCGAGCGTGCGTGTCGCGGATCTTCACCGATATGGCGGTGGTGGACGTGACCTGGCAAGGCTTCTGTCTGAGGGAACTGGCGGAAGGGGTGACCCTCTCCGAAGTCGTGGCGGCAACCGGCGCGCCTCTGGCTGTGCCGGATGAAGAGATCCCCACGTTCTGA
- the chvE gene encoding multiple monosaccharide ABC transporter substrate-binding protein yields MKAATVGAMALAVGLSFSTANTMAADKGTVGIAMPTKSLARWVDDGANMVKQFEAAGYDTDLQYAGDDIATQLRQIETMILKGADVLVIASIDGTALSSALELAADNDIKVIAYDRLIRDSGNVDYYATFDNFQVGVLQAKSLLKGLDFENAEGPLNIEVFGGSPDDNNAYFFYNGAMSVLQPLIDEGKLVVQSGQMGMDKVGIMYWDGASAQARMDNLLSAFYTDKPIHGVLTPNDSLAIGVISSLKGVGYGSGDMKMPIITGQDAEIANVKAMLKGEQYSTIFKDTRELARVTVGMVDALLGGSEPEINDTKTYDNGVKVVPSYLLKPFTVTIDNWEEILIDSGYYTMDQVK; encoded by the coding sequence CTGAAGGCGGCAACCGTAGGTGCTATGGCTTTGGCTGTAGGGCTTTCTTTCTCCACCGCAAATACAATGGCTGCTGACAAGGGGACTGTCGGCATCGCAATGCCAACCAAGTCGCTCGCCCGCTGGGTTGATGACGGCGCAAACATGGTCAAGCAGTTCGAAGCCGCAGGCTATGACACCGACCTGCAATATGCTGGTGACGACATTGCAACACAGTTGCGTCAGATCGAGACCATGATCCTCAAGGGCGCCGACGTTCTGGTCATCGCATCGATCGACGGCACCGCGCTTTCAAGCGCTCTGGAACTGGCTGCCGACAACGACATCAAAGTCATTGCCTATGACCGCCTGATCCGTGATTCCGGTAACGTTGACTATTATGCAACCTTCGACAACTTCCAGGTTGGCGTACTGCAGGCAAAATCTCTGCTCAAAGGCCTTGATTTCGAAAATGCAGAAGGCCCGCTCAACATAGAAGTCTTTGGCGGATCGCCAGACGATAACAACGCCTACTTCTTCTACAATGGCGCCATGTCCGTTCTGCAGCCGCTGATCGACGAAGGCAAACTCGTTGTTCAGTCCGGACAGATGGGTATGGATAAAGTCGGTATCATGTATTGGGATGGTGCATCCGCACAGGCTCGTATGGATAACCTTCTGTCTGCGTTCTATACCGACAAGCCGATCCATGGCGTTCTCACACCAAACGATAGCCTTGCCATCGGCGTTATTTCGTCGCTCAAAGGCGTTGGTTATGGTTCTGGCGACATGAAAATGCCGATCATCACCGGTCAGGATGCCGAAATCGCCAACGTCAAGGCAATGCTCAAAGGCGAACAGTACTCCACCATCTTCAAGGACACCCGTGAGCTTGCTCGTGTGACTGTTGGCATGGTTGACGCCCTGCTTGGTGGTTCTGAGCCGGAAATCAACGACACCAAAACCTACGACAACGGTGTCAAAGTGGTTCCGTCCTACCTGCTGAAGCCCTTCACCGTGACTATTGACAACTGGGAAGAAATTCTCATCGACAGTGGTTACTACACGATGGATCAGGTCAAGTAA